The Candidatus Cloacimonadota bacterium genome includes a region encoding these proteins:
- a CDS encoding M20/M25/M40 family metallo-hydrolase, whose translation QPAEEGKGGAQSIISEQVLQKYPIREVFALHVASELPIGTISSKAGIFFGIPQEFDVQFHGKASHVAFPQHGINALDCGISFYTKIKQAIAKLNSDERIIFHVGKMQSGKIRNIIADECALEGTHRTLSKTMWATVNGLIEEHAKQVAEAYKAKAEINFLGTYDPVVNNAQLEAKLHHLCDRDGYRYIEAKTEMTGEDFGFFTSMYPGLLFWLGSGSNYPLHSGSFFPKDECIEVGISVMWALAQS comes from the coding sequence CAACCGGCAGAAGAAGGTAAGGGCGGAGCACAAAGCATAATTTCTGAACAAGTCCTACAAAAGTATCCCATTCGAGAAGTGTTTGCACTTCATGTTGCCAGTGAGTTGCCGATAGGAACCATCAGTTCCAAGGCAGGAATCTTTTTTGGCATTCCTCAAGAGTTTGATGTGCAATTTCATGGCAAAGCAAGTCACGTGGCTTTTCCTCAGCATGGGATAAATGCTCTGGATTGCGGAATAAGCTTTTACACAAAGATTAAACAAGCGATAGCAAAGCTGAACAGCGATGAGCGCATAATCTTTCATGTAGGGAAAATGCAAAGCGGGAAGATTCGCAATATTATAGCTGATGAATGTGCGTTGGAAGGAACCCATCGAACCCTGAGCAAAACTATGTGGGCAACAGTAAATGGGCTTATCGAAGAGCATGCAAAGCAAGTAGCCGAAGCATATAAAGCCAAAGCGGAAATCAACTTTTTGGGAACCTACGATCCAGTAGTGAATAATGCCCAATTAGAAGCTAAACTGCACCATCTATGTGATAGAGACGGGTATCGCTATATTGAAGCAAAAACCGAAATGACGGGAGAAGATTTTGGCTTTTTTACCAGTATGTATCCAGGTTTGCTGTTTTGGCTAGGTAGCGGTAGCAACTATCCGCTACATTCTGGGAGTTTCTTTCCTAAAGATGAATGTATTGAGGTGGGTATATCGGTGATGTGGGCATTGGCGCAAAGCTAA
- a CDS encoding 3-dehydroquinate synthase, protein MVQDKLVPPEHGLIICDEKLIHYFPKFFTSCNVPIYTIEASETRKNLSTVHDIYRFFARHSLKRTDEVHIFGGGIVCDMAAFAVSTYKRGCGLILYPSTLLAMIDASIGGKTAVNFEHYKNHIGTFYPAFRIVYHASFLESLAKDELRQGFAEMLKAHILYPDLCLPDISGNSLPSIEEILSFALYKISICQNDPYDEAERRILNFGHSFAHALESISEYRIKHGDAVALGMNIACDLSLELQLCSQNEWSALKNILALYPYPDEVLAYAQNYSIESLIPYLKQDKKNRQALGLILPVGKDIKEIELSLDYLK, encoded by the coding sequence ATGGTGCAAGATAAACTTGTACCCCCCGAACACGGGCTCATAATTTGTGATGAGAAGCTGATTCATTATTTCCCAAAGTTCTTCACCAGTTGTAATGTCCCAATCTATACAATTGAAGCTTCTGAGACGAGAAAGAACTTATCTACCGTGCACGATATATATAGATTCTTTGCCAGGCACTCACTCAAACGTACGGATGAAGTTCATATTTTTGGAGGCGGCATTGTGTGCGACATGGCTGCGTTCGCTGTTTCGACCTATAAGCGAGGTTGCGGCTTGATACTTTATCCCAGTACTTTATTGGCTATGATTGATGCATCAATTGGAGGTAAAACAGCCGTCAACTTTGAACACTACAAAAACCACATTGGCACTTTCTATCCCGCTTTTCGTATTGTGTATCATGCATCGTTCTTAGAGAGCCTAGCCAAAGATGAACTACGTCAAGGTTTTGCCGAGATGCTCAAAGCCCATATTTTATACCCCGATCTGTGTTTGCCGGATATATCTGGCAATAGCTTACCAAGCATTGAAGAAATCCTGAGTTTTGCTCTGTATAAAATCTCCATTTGCCAAAATGACCCATATGATGAAGCCGAAAGAAGAATACTGAACTTTGGGCATTCTTTTGCTCATGCATTAGAAAGTATAAGCGAGTATAGGATAAAACACGGTGACGCGGTAGCCTTGGGAATGAACATTGCCTGCGATCTCAGCCTGGAATTACAGCTTTGCAGCCAAAATGAATGGTCTGCCCTCAAAAACATCCTCGCTCTATACCCATATCCAGATGAAGTTTTAGCTTACGCACAAAATTACTCTATTGAGAGCCTTATTCCCTATCTAAAACAGGATAAGAAGAACAGGCAAGCCTTGGGGTTGATCCTTCCGGTGGGCAAAGATATCAAGGAAATTGAACTGAGTTTGGATTATTTGAAATAG
- a CDS encoding undecaprenyl/decaprenyl-phosphate alpha-N-acetylglucosaminyl 1-phosphate transferase, with translation MNIQIIAASCFIFVATNLLVPWNIRFATRHGILARPNERRIHRTSIAEAGGLSFGLPIIATQLLFAFLHLGAEISRLYFELSVIGILALTFGMIDDRFESRARHKLIWQLLLGIIMYVIGYRIHYLTNPLGEHFILGWMSFPLTVIWYVIVINAINLIDGIDGLATGIAAIVCVVLLVVGLREANTLVISLSCFLLGGILAFLIHNFHPAKIFLGETGSQFIGLYIAAISTAGTAQFKGITSMTMIIPMAALAIPFLDVLLAVFRRLRVGKIFKADKAHIHHTMLAFGLSQRAISLIAYFVTILFGLVAIGFSFTDKKVLFSLLMVLLALVVILAYIFMKMERKK, from the coding sequence ATGAACATACAAATAATCGCAGCCTCTTGCTTTATATTCGTGGCTACTAATCTTTTAGTGCCGTGGAATATTCGCTTTGCTACCAGACATGGCATTCTTGCCCGTCCCAATGAAAGACGCATCCATAGAACCAGTATTGCAGAAGCCGGGGGACTTTCCTTTGGCTTGCCCATCATAGCCACTCAGCTATTATTTGCCTTTTTGCATCTAGGAGCAGAAATTAGTAGGCTCTATTTTGAGCTGTCGGTTATTGGAATTCTGGCACTAACATTTGGTATGATTGACGATCGTTTTGAAAGTCGAGCGCGGCATAAACTCATTTGGCAATTACTTTTGGGTATAATTATGTATGTTATCGGATATAGAATTCACTATCTAACCAATCCGCTGGGTGAGCATTTTATTTTGGGCTGGATGTCATTCCCATTAACCGTGATATGGTATGTTATCGTAATCAATGCCATTAATCTGATTGACGGTATAGATGGCTTGGCAACCGGAATTGCCGCTATAGTGTGCGTAGTATTACTGGTAGTAGGTCTGCGGGAAGCAAATACATTGGTTATTTCTCTCTCGTGTTTCCTTCTTGGAGGAATACTGGCTTTTTTAATCCACAATTTCCACCCGGCAAAGATCTTTTTGGGAGAAACAGGATCTCAATTCATTGGTCTTTATATTGCAGCTATTTCCACTGCCGGTACAGCGCAATTTAAAGGTATTACTTCGATGACCATGATAATCCCCATGGCAGCTCTTGCTATACCTTTTCTGGATGTACTTTTGGCAGTTTTCCGCAGATTGCGAGTAGGCAAAATCTTCAAAGCAGATAAAGCACACATACATCATACAATGCTGGCTTTCGGCTTATCTCAACGAGCTATTTCCCTCATCGCTTATTTTGTAACTATCTTGTTTGGATTGGTTGCAATAGGATTTTCCTTTACAGATAAGAAAGTATTGTTTTCTTTGCTTATGGTGCTTTTGGCACTGGTAGTAATACTTGCTTATATCTTCATGAAAATGGAGCGAAAAAAATGA
- a CDS encoding glycosyltransferase: MNKKKILHLQLLPLLSGVQRFSLHVLEGLPADQYDIYVAGKPGGEFVAEVKKRGWNFLPLRAFRHAISLLDLAALLEIMLIIKKYRFDIVHTNSSKPGLLGRIAASTMRVSKIVHTVHGTAFQAHQHPLLQYFYMQMEKIGNALGDFTVFVNNSDRTRCLELGLVSRNKAVTIYNAMALKSLQKLNSLNRKTLQDTVTIGSTIRFSDQKNVLALLSAACKACHQYKNLRFIILGEGKHYSLCRNIVASQRLNEKIFLPGWDSDIIPWLAKFDVFILYSRWEAMPYSIIEAMHSGLPVIGSAIDSIGELVNEHNGWLVPLDNETELLNTLGNIAKNPKQILAKGNYARQFIASLCNYENMVMAYRKLYEGS; encoded by the coding sequence ATGAACAAAAAGAAAATTCTGCATCTGCAATTACTCCCACTTCTCAGCGGTGTACAGCGTTTTTCGTTGCACGTTTTGGAAGGATTACCCGCCGATCAATATGATATCTATGTAGCAGGCAAACCGGGCGGTGAATTTGTGGCAGAAGTAAAGAAGCGGGGCTGGAACTTTCTACCCCTTAGAGCCTTTCGCCATGCCATCTCTCTGTTGGATCTTGCAGCCTTACTTGAAATCATGCTAATCATCAAGAAATACCGCTTCGATATTGTTCATACAAATTCTTCAAAGCCCGGGTTGTTGGGACGTATAGCGGCAAGTACTATGAGGGTTTCAAAGATCGTCCACACCGTACACGGAACTGCCTTTCAAGCACATCAACACCCACTATTGCAATACTTCTATATGCAGATGGAAAAGATTGGCAATGCCTTGGGAGATTTTACTGTATTTGTAAACAATTCAGATCGTACTAGATGCCTTGAGCTGGGCTTAGTATCCAGAAACAAGGCAGTTACCATATACAATGCCATGGCTTTAAAGAGCTTGCAAAAACTAAACTCATTGAATCGAAAAACCCTTCAAGACACGGTAACTATTGGTAGCACTATCCGGTTTTCCGATCAAAAAAATGTTCTAGCCTTACTTAGCGCTGCCTGCAAAGCATGTCATCAGTATAAGAACTTGCGGTTCATCATTTTGGGAGAAGGAAAGCACTATTCGCTGTGCCGTAATATTGTTGCCTCACAGCGTTTGAATGAAAAGATATTTTTGCCTGGATGGGATTCGGATATAATCCCTTGGCTGGCTAAGTTTGACGTGTTTATACTCTATTCCAGATGGGAAGCCATGCCCTATAGTATCATCGAAGCCATGCATTCTGGCTTACCAGTTATAGGATCCGCAATCGATTCTATTGGCGAATTGGTAAATGAACACAATGGCTGGTTAGTACCCCTAGATAACGAAACTGAATTACTTAATACACTGGGTAACATAGCCAAAAATCCTAAACAGATTTTGGCAAAAGGTAACTATGCCCGCCAATTTATCGCATCTTTGTGTAACTATGAGAACATGGTAATGGCATACCGTAAACTTTACGAAGGGTCTTGA